The following proteins are co-located in the Mesotoga sp. UBA6090 genome:
- a CDS encoding LacI family DNA-binding transcriptional regulator — MKRATLREVAQKAGTSMMTVSRVINSRDSVSDETRERVLRAIKELGYEPHKDARILRGGKAGRIGIVVSDIRNPFYSQVVGDLEDLAEENNMAVIVSDTSKRLDQEKKAIKSLLDIKVDAIVVAPEGYESAHLIDVISSGTEVVSFGVHFENEEISEVSIDEISGASKAGAYLRSAGISDAVMIMGNPRKFTTRGRMKGFRKGFGEVSEDKVLYCEVDWKASCRRVKELHKLPEAFFCYNDMMALGVMKALEERGVKLGSEVRVIGYDDVYMAEIAGITTLRIPIRSMVEEAFKTILGEDVRKIVFTPEFIQRKSA, encoded by the coding sequence TTGAAGAGAGCCACCTTGCGAGAAGTTGCACAGAAGGCGGGCACATCTATGATGACCGTATCCAGAGTGATAAATTCTAGGGATTCTGTGAGCGACGAGACCAGAGAGAGAGTATTAAGAGCCATAAAGGAGCTCGGGTACGAACCTCACAAGGATGCCAGAATTCTCAGGGGCGGGAAAGCGGGGAGAATCGGAATTGTGGTCTCAGACATTAGAAACCCCTTCTATTCGCAGGTGGTTGGAGATCTTGAAGACCTTGCAGAAGAGAACAATATGGCTGTTATTGTATCGGACACGAGCAAGAGGCTTGACCAGGAAAAGAAGGCGATAAAGTCGCTTCTCGACATCAAGGTTGATGCCATAGTAGTTGCTCCTGAAGGATATGAAAGCGCTCATCTAATAGATGTGATAAGTTCCGGAACAGAAGTAGTATCTTTCGGAGTTCATTTTGAAAATGAAGAGATTTCCGAGGTTTCGATCGATGAGATTTCTGGTGCGTCGAAGGCCGGTGCCTATCTTAGGAGCGCTGGAATTAGTGATGCTGTAATGATCATGGGAAATCCGCGAAAGTTCACTACAAGAGGAAGAATGAAAGGATTTCGAAAAGGTTTTGGAGAAGTATCCGAGGATAAGGTTTTGTATTGTGAAGTAGACTGGAAAGCATCTTGCAGAAGGGTTAAGGAACTACACAAGCTTCCAGAAGCCTTCTTCTGTTATAACGACATGATGGCTCTGGGGGTGATGAAGGCATTGGAAGAGAGAGGAGTGAAGCTTGGAAGTGAAGTTAGAGTAATCGGCTATGACGATGTATATATGGCCGAAATAGCAGGAATAACTACTTTAAGAATTCCGATTCGAAGCATGGTGGAAGAAGCCTTCAAAACTATATTGGGTGAAGATGTCAGAAAAATAGTCTTCACCCCGGAATTCATACAGCGCAAGAGTGCGTAA
- a CDS encoding ABC transporter substrate-binding protein produces MKRVLLTVLLVSLALVGLGVQKLVVNSYMSDPEPKRVFGELVQQFESMYPDFEVTVNTFAHEDFKVLLRTWLTSSNPPDVVTWFAGERMRYFASKDLLEPIGDIFENGFEADFPKAFVSASSYGDEIYFLPQSWYWWGVYYRKSIFEELGITVPVTWKQFLDVCETFKTNNMIPITIGTKYLWTAAGVFDYLNMRVNGIDYALKLTNGEIPYTDDGMKEVFAYWKQLVENGYFIEDATSYTWQEAATYLFTGEAGMYLMGQFIKDVAPPDVKDDLDFFRFPVIDGNVGLFEDTPIDGFMMPANAKNKEAGKTFLKFIASKEAQEYFATELGRLAANKHVPAPDDHAKKGLEMILSSDGVMQFYDRDTDPEMANAGMNGFVEFMTFPSRLDTILKNLEAERNRIYK; encoded by the coding sequence GTGAAAAGAGTCTTACTAACTGTTCTGCTAGTTTCATTGGCTCTGGTTGGCTTGGGGGTTCAAAAACTTGTTGTTAATTCCTACATGTCCGACCCGGAACCGAAGAGAGTGTTTGGGGAACTAGTACAGCAATTCGAATCCATGTACCCCGATTTTGAGGTAACCGTCAACACATTTGCTCACGAAGATTTCAAAGTGCTCCTAAGAACCTGGCTTACTTCATCTAATCCGCCAGACGTTGTCACCTGGTTTGCAGGAGAGAGAATGAGATACTTTGCCAGCAAGGATCTCCTGGAACCAATTGGCGATATTTTCGAGAATGGTTTCGAAGCTGACTTCCCAAAGGCCTTTGTAAGTGCTTCCAGTTATGGTGACGAAATCTATTTCCTGCCACAATCATGGTATTGGTGGGGCGTGTACTATAGGAAATCCATTTTCGAAGAGCTTGGGATTACTGTTCCCGTAACTTGGAAGCAATTCTTGGATGTCTGCGAGACTTTCAAGACAAACAACATGATCCCGATAACTATAGGAACGAAGTATCTCTGGACAGCAGCCGGGGTCTTTGATTACCTCAACATGAGAGTAAACGGAATTGACTATGCGCTTAAGCTTACAAATGGGGAAATCCCCTACACGGATGATGGAATGAAGGAGGTTTTCGCTTACTGGAAACAGCTTGTCGAAAACGGTTATTTCATTGAGGATGCAACATCCTACACATGGCAGGAAGCCGCCACTTATCTCTTCACAGGTGAAGCAGGCATGTACCTGATGGGGCAGTTCATAAAGGATGTTGCTCCACCTGATGTGAAGGATGATCTTGACTTCTTCAGGTTCCCGGTCATTGACGGGAATGTAGGTCTGTTCGAGGATACACCAATCGACGGCTTCATGATGCCGGCAAATGCCAAGAACAAAGAGGCAGGCAAGACATTCCTCAAATTCATCGCTTCGAAGGAAGCGCAAGAATACTTTGCCACGGAACTTGGAAGATTGGCTGCCAATAAGCATGTTCCCGCACCGGACGACCATGCTAAGAAAGGCCTGGAAATGATACTTTCATCTGACGGAGTAATGCAGTTCTATGATCGAGATACTGATCCAGAAATGGCTAATGCGGGTATGAACGGCTTTGTGGAATTCATGACCTTCCCTTCCAGACTCGATACGATTCTGAAGAACCTCGAAGCAGAACGAAACAGAATATACAAATAA
- a CDS encoding carbohydrate ABC transporter permease: MRSKRWVPWAFLALPLTMYSIWVIYPLISTLLLSFTSWDGVSMSKDIIGLDNFRELFRDPYFIVSLINNIKWLIGFAVVCVPAGLGIALLLDQGFKGNKVYKTLIYLPMTLSFVVIGQIWSWILEPRNGVLNSLLALLGFKGVSWLSDPSVVTYSLIMAASWRQISYAMVLFLAGLKGVPKELVEAATVDGAGPWKRFWNVVLPMLKPATVVAVTVSVIDSLRAFDIVYVLTRGGPFYSSSVMANYMYIKAFNNYRMGYGSSIATIQFLITLVFIVVYMRNVLKKEVGNE; the protein is encoded by the coding sequence ATGAGAAGCAAGAGATGGGTTCCATGGGCTTTCCTTGCCCTTCCTCTTACGATGTATTCTATATGGGTCATATATCCCTTGATCAGTACGCTTCTTCTCAGCTTCACCAGCTGGGACGGGGTCTCGATGTCCAAAGATATTATCGGCCTGGACAACTTCAGAGAGTTGTTCAGAGACCCATATTTTATTGTTTCATTGATCAACAATATTAAGTGGCTGATTGGATTTGCGGTGGTATGTGTACCTGCGGGCCTGGGGATTGCTCTTCTGCTTGACCAAGGCTTCAAGGGAAACAAAGTGTACAAGACACTAATCTACCTTCCTATGACCCTTTCCTTCGTTGTCATTGGACAAATCTGGTCCTGGATTCTCGAGCCTAGAAACGGCGTTTTGAACAGTCTTTTGGCGTTGCTGGGATTCAAAGGTGTTTCGTGGTTGAGCGACCCCTCCGTGGTAACCTACTCTCTGATAATGGCAGCGTCTTGGAGGCAGATCTCTTACGCTATGGTTCTTTTTCTTGCCGGGCTAAAGGGTGTTCCGAAAGAACTGGTCGAAGCTGCCACGGTTGATGGCGCTGGTCCCTGGAAGAGATTCTGGAATGTCGTTCTTCCGATGCTCAAGCCCGCGACCGTTGTGGCTGTTACAGTAAGCGTTATCGATTCTCTCAGGGCTTTCGATATTGTCTATGTTCTGACACGCGGTGGACCTTTCTACTCATCATCTGTGATGGCGAATTACATGTACATTAAGGCATTCAACAATTACAGGATGGGCTACGGATCATCAATTGCAACAATTCAGTTCTTGATTACTCTGGTATTCATTGTGGTATATATGCGGAATGTGTTGAAAAAGGAGGTCGGAAACGAATGA
- a CDS encoding carbohydrate ABC transporter permease codes for MKKTLFYIFATLLVLVWLMPFVITMFTSLKSMDELMMGRRWWEPPKELRFENYATAWQDANMGRYFMNTFIITVPSVLGALFLSSLGAFALAWYDFRLSKTILMIFVGGMLIPFQMLLIPVYRMSISFGIYDSYIGVILFHIAFQLGFCTFFLRNFMKTIPASIFDAAMIDGAGHFLIYRRIVLPLVVPAMAALGILEFTWIWNDYLWSLILIQSDRFKPVTLGLVNLQGQWITSWNVMAAGSIIAAVVPLVVFLLFQRYFIEGLTVGSVKG; via the coding sequence ATGAAGAAGACCCTTTTCTACATATTCGCCACCCTCCTGGTGCTAGTCTGGCTAATGCCTTTTGTCATAACGATGTTTACTTCACTGAAAAGCATGGATGAACTCATGATGGGAAGAAGATGGTGGGAACCACCAAAAGAACTAAGATTCGAGAATTACGCAACTGCTTGGCAGGACGCGAATATGGGCCGGTACTTCATGAACACCTTCATAATTACGGTACCATCCGTTCTTGGCGCTCTGTTCCTTTCCAGTCTAGGTGCATTCGCGCTGGCATGGTACGATTTCAGACTTTCCAAAACTATTTTGATGATCTTTGTCGGAGGTATGCTGATTCCTTTTCAGATGCTTTTGATACCCGTATATCGTATGTCGATCTCTTTCGGAATCTACGATAGCTATATCGGTGTTATTCTCTTTCATATTGCATTTCAGCTTGGTTTCTGCACGTTCTTCCTGAGAAACTTCATGAAGACAATTCCTGCAAGTATATTCGACGCCGCGATGATTGACGGAGCGGGTCACTTCTTGATATACAGAAGAATCGTTTTGCCTCTCGTAGTACCTGCTATGGCAGCTTTGGGAATTCTCGAGTTCACATGGATATGGAACGACTATCTTTGGTCTCTAATACTGATACAAAGCGACAGATTCAAGCCGGTTACCTTGGGTCTTGTCAATCTTCAGGGTCAATGGATTACGAGCTGGAATGTGATGGCTGCAGGGTCTATAATTGCAGCAGTTGTTCCTCTGGTAGTATTCCTTCTTTTCCAGAGGTACTTCATAGAAGGACTTACAGTTGGGAGTGTTAAGGGATGA
- a CDS encoding beta-galactosidase — protein MNWFGAAYYPEHWPRERWKEDVKMMREMGLNVIRIGEFSWSVVERRRDEIDFSTLDEVIDLLDSEGIKVIMGTPTCAPPPWLTKKYPEILQKDVNGLVIASGSRRHYCFNSKIYREETARIVEAFADHFGKDPRIVAWQIDNEYGCHNSTVCYCEDCAASFRYWLKKKYGSIENLNRAWGTVFWSQIFNEWEEIDPPRRTLTSPNPSLVLDYRRFSSDSAIDYHNLQREIIETKSEAPITHNLMVNFTEIDYKKLSDSIDFVSWDNYIVADYDPDLQALNHDLMRCLKKQPFLVMEQQPGRVNWRAINSSHNADQLAFWVKQSFAHGAFGSLIFRFRQLPFGAEQFHTGLLDYDGEPTERAKVFSRVIQELSNWDAVVPQREAAIYYDYENFWINETDNLNNRFDLLLDAILPVYRAIRNLGYNVDFVFPGDSLEGYSVAFVPSSLKLERCFVEELKRFRGKVFFTALTDQKDGHNFIKKSEDSFLEELIGIRVGDAGGIEETVKISFADRVFSCSFVAERILPADDCEILGVYLDGPYPGHPALVRSVNKYYLSSVPHTEFLESLLVEAGIRRRLDGFGRITRTESHTILLNSSSHKTRLEVDGIAYSLKEFEVRKI, from the coding sequence ATGAATTGGTTTGGAGCAGCTTACTATCCGGAGCACTGGCCTCGCGAGCGCTGGAAAGAAGACGTCAAAATGATGAGGGAAATGGGTTTAAACGTGATACGTATAGGAGAGTTCTCCTGGAGCGTAGTCGAAAGAAGAAGAGATGAAATCGATTTTTCCACTCTTGACGAGGTGATTGATCTTCTCGATTCAGAAGGAATAAAGGTAATTATGGGAACTCCTACGTGTGCGCCCCCACCATGGCTGACGAAGAAGTATCCCGAGATACTTCAGAAGGATGTCAATGGACTGGTGATCGCAAGTGGAAGCCGTAGGCATTACTGCTTCAACTCGAAGATCTATCGCGAGGAAACGGCAAGAATAGTCGAGGCTTTTGCAGACCACTTTGGGAAAGACCCCAGGATAGTCGCATGGCAAATCGATAACGAATACGGATGCCATAATTCGACGGTCTGCTATTGTGAAGACTGCGCCGCTTCATTCAGATACTGGCTTAAGAAAAAGTATGGTTCCATCGAGAACCTCAACAGAGCTTGGGGGACTGTCTTTTGGAGTCAGATTTTCAATGAATGGGAAGAGATAGACCCGCCCAGAAGAACTTTGACATCGCCTAACCCTTCGCTGGTACTAGATTATAGGAGGTTTTCCTCTGATTCTGCGATAGATTATCATAATTTGCAGAGAGAAATCATTGAAACGAAGAGCGAGGCGCCAATAACTCATAATCTTATGGTCAATTTCACGGAAATTGACTATAAGAAACTCTCGGACTCCATCGACTTCGTATCTTGGGACAACTACATTGTGGCCGATTATGACCCGGATCTTCAAGCACTTAATCATGACCTGATGCGCTGTCTCAAGAAGCAGCCATTTCTCGTGATGGAGCAACAACCTGGAAGGGTAAATTGGCGCGCGATAAATTCCTCTCACAATGCCGATCAACTGGCATTCTGGGTCAAGCAGTCTTTCGCGCACGGTGCTTTCGGATCTCTCATCTTCAGATTCAGGCAACTGCCATTTGGTGCCGAGCAGTTTCACACAGGTCTTCTGGATTATGACGGCGAACCTACTGAACGTGCAAAGGTTTTTTCAAGAGTCATTCAGGAACTGAGTAACTGGGATGCGGTCGTTCCACAGAGAGAAGCGGCAATTTATTATGATTATGAGAACTTCTGGATAAACGAGACGGACAATCTCAACAATAGATTCGATCTCTTACTCGATGCGATTCTGCCAGTTTACAGGGCAATAAGGAATCTTGGCTACAACGTCGATTTTGTTTTTCCCGGAGACTCGCTGGAAGGGTACTCGGTTGCTTTCGTTCCTTCGAGTCTTAAGCTTGAGCGATGTTTCGTTGAAGAGTTGAAGAGGTTTAGAGGGAAGGTTTTCTTCACGGCACTTACAGATCAAAAAGATGGTCACAATTTCATCAAGAAAAGCGAAGACAGCTTTCTAGAGGAATTGATCGGCATTCGAGTCGGTGATGCCGGCGGGATTGAAGAGACAGTGAAGATATCGTTCGCTGATCGTGTTTTCTCCTGTTCTTTTGTTGCGGAAAGAATCCTCCCAGCGGACGACTGTGAAATACTTGGAGTCTATCTTGACGGGCCATATCCTGGTCATCCCGCCCTGGTAAGGAGCGTGAACAAGTACTACCTGAGTTCAGTTCCCCATACGGAGTTTCTCGAAAGCCTGCTCGTCGAAGCGGGAATCCGAAGGAGATTAGACGGGTTTGGTAGGATCACAAGAACGGAATCTCACACTATCCTTCTGAATTCGTCTTCGCACAAGACAAGGCTGGAAGTTGACGGTATAGCTTATTCCCTCAAAGAATTCGAAGTTCGGAAGATCTGA
- a CDS encoding cytochrome b5 domain-containing protein, with product MIAALGITIDKLKKMDGHDGKKAYVSVEGKVYDVSELSFWRNGSHQGDLHLAGNDITKEILTDSPHGLAILDRAYLVGLLVFTREQLARFNEMAENKRYVAYDGTVFDVSDLELWELDSGMELSGEEDDTEIERLQQAIKIGYLVNN from the coding sequence GTGATTGCGGCACTTGGTATCACAATTGATAAGCTCAAGAAAATGGACGGGCATGACGGCAAAAAAGCATACGTGTCCGTGGAAGGGAAAGTCTACGACGTCTCTGAGCTATCCTTCTGGCGGAACGGTTCTCATCAGGGCGATCTCCATCTCGCCGGCAACGATATCACAAAGGAAATTCTCACCGACTCTCCTCATGGGTTAGCCATACTTGACAGAGCCTATCTGGTAGGGCTTCTGGTATTTACTCGCGAACAGCTTGCTCGATTCAACGAGATGGCTGAAAACAAGAGGTATGTAGCATACGATGGCACAGTATTCGATGTCTCCGACTTGGAACTCTGGGAATTGGATTCCGGGATGGAGTTGAGTGGTGAAGAGGATGATACAGAGATCGAGCGACTCCAACAGGCAATAAAAATCGGCTACCTTGTCAATAACTGA
- a CDS encoding NHL repeat-containing protein, which yields MKNLVLLVVWLFVALSLFGVSAIHEASWGVQGATDGQLSDPHGLASDNKGMIYVADTLNHRIQIFDSNGKYKASFGNYGSANGEFLFPHDVVVDSEGYIYVADSQNGRVQKFDNRNEFVKAWGTKGPEPGQFDGQMFMAIDGSDKIYIGDTFNQRVQVFDNEGTLLMTMGAKVNMFDAMNPGNLASVSGVGVDIKGNVYISDDIVRRIQKFDGKGNYSAEWAASYAGNWGQPGESVIDHLGNLIYINKMTSKIVVLDPEGSFLYEWGGSGTTVGFFSRPIDISLGSYGHVFVLEQSGNRIQRFRIAN from the coding sequence TTGAAAAATCTGGTTCTCTTGGTAGTCTGGCTTTTCGTAGCTCTTTCACTCTTTGGGGTTTCAGCAATTCATGAGGCGTCCTGGGGTGTTCAGGGCGCCACCGATGGTCAGTTAAGTGATCCGCATGGTCTTGCCTCCGATAACAAAGGCATGATCTATGTGGCCGATACCTTGAACCATCGAATCCAGATCTTTGACAGCAATGGAAAGTATAAGGCTTCCTTCGGCAATTATGGAAGCGCAAACGGTGAATTCCTTTTCCCACATGATGTTGTAGTGGATTCGGAGGGATACATCTATGTTGCAGACTCCCAGAATGGGAGGGTTCAGAAATTTGACAACCGGAACGAATTCGTGAAAGCCTGGGGCACGAAAGGACCTGAGCCAGGTCAGTTCGATGGTCAGATGTTCATGGCAATCGACGGTTCCGACAAGATATACATTGGGGATACATTCAATCAAAGAGTTCAGGTCTTTGACAATGAAGGAACCCTCTTGATGACGATGGGGGCAAAGGTGAACATGTTCGATGCAATGAATCCCGGTAATCTTGCTTCGGTATCCGGTGTCGGAGTAGACATAAAGGGGAACGTCTACATTTCCGACGATATAGTGAGAAGAATCCAGAAGTTTGATGGCAAAGGGAATTATTCGGCTGAATGGGCCGCAAGCTATGCTGGAAATTGGGGACAACCCGGAGAATCAGTAATCGACCACCTCGGAAACCTTATCTACATAAATAAAATGACCAGCAAGATTGTTGTCTTGGATCCAGAAGGAAGCTTTCTTTATGAGTGGGGAGGCTCAGGAACAACTGTCGGTTTCTTTTCGAGGCCAATTGATATATCTCTCGGCAGCTATGGACACGTGTTTGTTCTTGAGCAGTCGGGCAACAGGATTCAGAGGTTCAGGATAGCTAACTGA